CTCCAATTTAGTTGGTAATCATCATCTTGCTTAATAATCTTCGCAATTATGTAATTGTCAGCACCATAACGTGCAGAAGCGAGTTCAACCGGATCTGTAAACTGTCCCCATAAATCACTACTGCTTACTTGCAGTTGATCATCAAGATCCATGACAGGAAATAATACCGGGATCGCTCGTTTATTTGCTTGTGCTTTAATCGCATTAATAAAGTCAGCATAATCACTGTCACTTTCACCTTTTACGCTGCGACTAAAGTCTTCATCAACCACTAGCCATATTACTTGCTGAGGGCGATTCTGACTCCATACACCAAATTCACTACTGCGTAATAGGCGGTTTATTTTTTGCTCATTAAAGCTTGCTTGTAAATAACGCTCGCCATCAACACGCTCTTCAGCTTGTTTCACTAAATATTCACGCGCATTGATTAATGCTTTTTTGATCACAGGATTAGTCGCAATTGCCGCATTACCAGAAACCTTGACCAATACTTCTGAAAAAGCAACTTTTTGTAACGTACGGTTAGATTGATCATTCACAGCCATAACAGATGCCGAATAAAGATGCTCCACCTCAACCGCATGCGCAGTCAAAGGTAAAAGAGATAACAATGATAATAAAACAGGAAATAAACGCTTCATACGATCCTTTTTAAGAGTAACGTGATGACTCAAATTGATTATTTGAATAATACCATAGCCAACGCTATTAATTTACCTCAAATAATAACCAAACCAGCCACTATGTCCAAACATATTCCATGGCTTCGGGCTAATTAGTCTTATAGAGAAACATTGACCATACTAAAGTATCAAGGCGTTGTCTTTAAAATGAAGGAATTAGTTGTATGGATGGTAAAGAAACTGAAAGTGACCGATATTTTGATATCGATATTGAAAAAATATATCTATTGAATATATTATTTATCTGGGGCGGATATTTAGTGGGAACTCAAGTTGAGTAGAAAGATACAGACATCAACATAATTCGCGAATGTCTGTATAGCTCAATTAAACAATATAATTAAGCGGCTTATCATTGGTCTTATTTAGTACCAAAAATCTTATCGCCTGCGTCACCAAGACCAGGAACGATGTAAC
This Moritella sp. 5 DNA region includes the following protein-coding sequences:
- a CDS encoding uracil phosphoribosyltransferase produces the protein MDGKETESDRYFDIDIEKIYLLNILFIWGGYLVGTQVE
- a CDS encoding DUF2066 domain-containing protein is translated as MKRLFPVLLSLLSLLPLTAHAVEVEHLYSASVMAVNDQSNRTLQKVAFSEVLVKVSGNAAIATNPVIKKALINAREYLVKQAEERVDGERYLQASFNEQKINRLLRSSEFGVWSQNRPQQVIWLVVDEDFSRSVKGESDSDYADFINAIKAQANKRAIPVLFPVMDLDDQLQVSSSDLWGQFTDPVELASARYGADNYIIAKIIKQDDDYQLNWSMYGRNNSNQPYEIWLNGQGQGELAAIGTKLTDSLADHLGERYSVKASGKDEVVFLNVGAVTDITDYAKLITMFSELSAVAQVDLGTVTGSNVQLKLVLLGTQQDLLTELSLDQRIQSTENAFGDMNFQWNVIN